TGTTCGTGCGTATGGAGAGACTTATGGATTTCCTTATGTTTTGACCAACTGCTCTAATAATTATGGACCTTTTCATTTTCCTGAAAAGTTGATTCCGCTATTTATTAATAATATTATTCAAAACAAACCACTACCTGTTTATGGTGATGGTAAATATACCCGCGATTGGCTTTTTGTTGAAGACCATGCCGTTGCAATAGATTTGGTATTTCACGAAGGAGTAAATCACGACACTTATAATATTGGAGGTTTTAACGAATGGCAAAATATTGATTTAGTAAAATTATTATGCCAAATTATGGATGAAAAATTAGGAAGAGCTATTGGTACATCAGCACAACTAATCACTTATGTAAAAGATCGTCCTGGTCATGATTTGCGTTATGCAATTGATGCCACTAAAATAAATAAAGAATTAGGATGGAAACCTTCGGTTACTTTTGAGCAGGGATTAGAAAGAACTGTAAATTGGTATTTAGAAAATCAAGAATGGTTGAATAATATCACTTCAGGGGCTTATGCCTCTTATTATGAAAAACAATATAATTAGTCAAAAGTAAAAAGATGAAAGGAATTATATTAGCAGGAGGTTCTGGTACACGTTTGCATCCTTTGACACTCGCCATGAGTAAGCAAATGATGCCAGTTTATGATAAACCTATGATTTATTACCCATTATCTACTTTGATGATGGCTGGGATTAATGAAATACTAATAATCTCAACACCACATGATTTACCTAATTTCAAAAAATTATTAGGTGATGGTTCAGCAATTGGATGTCAATTTAGTTATGCGGAACAGGCCATTCCTAATGGTTTAGCACAAGCTTTTGTTATTGGTGAAGAATTTATAGGGAAAGATAGTGTAGCATTAGTTTTAGGAGATAATATTTTCTTTGGAGCTAATATGCATGAGTTGTTGCAATCAAATACTAATCCGAAAGGAGGAGTCGTTTTTGCTTACCATGTTTCAGATCCGGAGCGCTATGGAGTTGTTGAGTTTGATGCCTCACATAAAGCGCTTTCTATTGAAG
Above is a window of Flavobacterium sp. 123 DNA encoding:
- the rfbB gene encoding dTDP-glucose 4,6-dehydratase, which encodes MKKILITGGAGFIGSHVVRRFVNKYPDYQIFNLDALTYAGNLENIADIEKAANYTFIKGDIVDASFIDALFVEHQFDGVLHLAAESHVDRSITDPLAFVKTNVIGTVNLLNAAKAIWKGNYEGKRFYHISTDEVYGSLGAEGLFTETTAYDPNSPYSASKASSDHFVRAYGETYGFPYVLTNCSNNYGPFHFPEKLIPLFINNIIQNKPLPVYGDGKYTRDWLFVEDHAVAIDLVFHEGVNHDTYNIGGFNEWQNIDLVKLLCQIMDEKLGRAIGTSAQLITYVKDRPGHDLRYAIDATKINKELGWKPSVTFEQGLERTVNWYLENQEWLNNITSGAYASYYEKQYN
- the rfbA gene encoding glucose-1-phosphate thymidylyltransferase RfbA — its product is MKGIILAGGSGTRLHPLTLAMSKQMMPVYDKPMIYYPLSTLMMAGINEILIISTPHDLPNFKKLLGDGSAIGCQFSYAEQAIPNGLAQAFVIGEEFIGKDSVALVLGDNIFFGANMHELLQSNTNPKGGVVFAYHVSDPERYGVVEFDASHKALSIEEKPLKPKSNYAVPGLYFYDNSVVEIAKNIKPSPRGEYEITDVNKVYLEREALKVGILSRGTAWLDTGTFNSLMQAGQFVQVIEERQGLKVGCIEEIAWRQGFISDKQLKELAEPLKKSGYGEYLLGLLKHKL